In a genomic window of Mucilaginibacter sp. KACC 22063:
- a CDS encoding zinc ribbon domain-containing protein — translation MEQTVEQKLKALFELQTIHTKIDRIRQIRGELPMEVADLEDDVAQLETRINKIKGELDDLEDDIVTRKNLIKEAQANTKKYEAQLNDVKNNREYEAISKEIEIQGLDIQVSEKKIREYEYEISTKTQVYDKAAADLESRRNDLEAKKAELGTITAETQKEEEELISQADNAKESIEPRLLTAYSRLRQNAKNGLAVVTIQRDSCSGCFNQIPPQRQADIRQRKKIIVCEHCGRILVDEQIALETENA, via the coding sequence ATGGAACAAACCGTAGAGCAAAAGCTTAAAGCTTTATTCGAACTACAAACCATTCACACCAAAATCGACAGAATCCGCCAGATAAGAGGGGAACTGCCTATGGAGGTTGCCGATCTGGAAGACGATGTTGCCCAGCTGGAAACACGTATCAACAAGATTAAAGGCGAACTTGACGATCTTGAAGACGATATCGTAACCCGTAAAAACCTGATCAAAGAAGCTCAGGCTAATACTAAGAAATATGAAGCCCAACTTAACGATGTTAAAAACAACCGCGAGTACGAGGCTATTTCTAAAGAGATAGAAATCCAGGGCCTTGATATCCAGGTAAGCGAGAAGAAGATCCGCGAGTATGAGTACGAAATCAGTACCAAAACGCAGGTTTATGATAAAGCAGCGGCTGATTTAGAAAGCCGTCGTAATGACCTGGAAGCTAAAAAAGCCGAGTTAGGTACGATTACTGCAGAGACGCAGAAAGAAGAGGAAGAGTTAATATCACAGGCAGATAACGCTAAAGAAAGTATCGAGCCACGTTTATTAACTGCCTATAGCCGTTTACGCCAGAATGCTAAAAATGGTTTAGCAGTTGTAACCATTCAGCGCGATTCATGCTCTGGCTGTTTTAACCAGATACCTCCGCAACGCCAGGCAGATATACGCCAACGTAAAAAAATCATAGTTTGCGAACATTGTGGACGTATTTTGGTTGATGAGCAAATAGCGCTCGAAACCGAAAACGCATAA
- a CDS encoding methionine-R-sulfoxide reductase: protein MRKIILTLIGAVAFVLSSCAQSEKKDQFQVHHYNKLTPEQEAVIVNKNTEMPYTGKYLNNHDKGIYVCARCNAPLYRSDSKFDSHCGWPSFDQEIKGAVKRLPDPDGERTEIECNHCGAHLGHVFLGEGFTALNTRHCVNSLSLKFVPQSEISKNVVLN, encoded by the coding sequence ATGCGAAAAATCATATTAACCTTAATAGGGGCAGTCGCTTTTGTATTAAGCAGTTGTGCCCAATCAGAGAAGAAAGACCAATTTCAGGTCCATCATTACAATAAGCTTACCCCCGAGCAGGAAGCGGTTATTGTAAACAAGAATACCGAGATGCCTTACACCGGTAAATACCTCAACAACCACGATAAAGGTATTTATGTATGTGCGCGGTGTAATGCGCCGCTTTACCGGTCAGACAGTAAGTTTGATTCGCACTGTGGCTGGCCAAGTTTTGACCAGGAGATAAAGGGGGCTGTAAAACGCCTGCCCGATCCGGATGGCGAGCGCACGGAGATTGAATGTAACCATTGCGGTGCCCACTTAGGCCATGTGTTTTTAGGCGAAGGCTTTACGGCGCTTAACACTCGTCATTGCGTTAACTCGCTGTCGCTAAAGTTTGTTCCGCAGTCAGAAATTTCTAAAAACGTTGTATTAAACTAA
- a CDS encoding TM2 domain-containing protein gives MEYNSFASFPGVTFEEMNFLQQMSANLTENQKRNFLSIYAGRRKSAQDILLFALLGLIGFAGIHRFILGQVGMGILYFLTAGLCFIGTVVDLINYKSLTNEYNSKMAYESMQIAQMAP, from the coding sequence ATGGAATATAATTCTTTTGCCTCTTTCCCTGGCGTTACTTTTGAGGAAATGAACTTTTTGCAGCAAATGAGCGCCAATCTTACTGAAAATCAAAAACGTAACTTTTTAAGCATATATGCTGGCCGCCGCAAAAGCGCACAGGACATATTACTGTTTGCATTGTTGGGCCTTATTGGCTTTGCTGGTATTCACCGCTTTATACTTGGGCAGGTAGGAATGGGGATCTTGTATTTTTTAACCGCGGGCTTATGCTTCATCGGTACTGTTGTTGATCTGATCAATTATAAAAGCCTAACCAACGAATACAATAGCAAAATGGCATACGAAAGTATGCAGATTGCCCAGATGGCCCCATAA
- the msrA gene encoding peptide-methionine (S)-S-oxide reductase MsrA → MRKYFLTLFMLLALLPFSKANAIKPATQTATFGMGCFWCSEAIFTRLKGVVKVESGFSGGTVPNPSYEQVCTGRTGHAEVVNVEYNPAVISYADLLEVFWKMHDPTTLNRQGEDEGTQYRSVIFYHTPEQKAEAEKYKAELNRQKVYANPIVTQIVPFKAFYKAEDYHQSYFALNGKQPYCRLVIQPKVDKLEQVFKNKLKN, encoded by the coding sequence ATGCGTAAATATTTTTTAACGCTCTTTATGCTTTTGGCATTGCTGCCATTTAGCAAGGCAAATGCCATTAAACCGGCTACCCAGACTGCCACCTTTGGTATGGGGTGCTTCTGGTGCTCTGAAGCTATTTTCACAAGGCTAAAGGGTGTTGTTAAGGTAGAGTCGGGTTTCTCTGGCGGTACAGTACCAAATCCAAGCTACGAGCAGGTGTGTACCGGGCGAACCGGCCATGCCGAAGTGGTAAATGTAGAATATAATCCGGCGGTGATCAGCTATGCCGATCTATTGGAGGTATTCTGGAAAATGCACGATCCAACCACGCTTAACCGCCAGGGCGAAGATGAGGGAACACAATATCGATCCGTGATATTTTATCATACGCCTGAGCAGAAAGCCGAGGCTGAAAAATATAAGGCGGAGTTAAACAGACAAAAGGTTTACGCTAACCCGATAGTTACGCAAATAGTGCCGTTTAAGGCTTTTTATAAGGCCGAAGATTATCACCAGAGCTACTTTGCCCTGAATGGAAAGCAGCCGTACTGCCGCCTGGTAATACAGCCAAAGGTAGATAAGCTGGAACAGGTATTTAAAAATAAACTGAAGAACTAA
- a CDS encoding DUF4199 domain-containing protein — MKNAVLSGLIIGLLSGLWLLIMRWAGYTMFNDQVAPIEYISILIPVVGVFWGLKSYRDHDLGGKMGFLEGIVQSFKIIILGGVIAGFIGVVYINYVDGSNFRDFSGRLFGALLIGIISCFAATLILMTNSKKID, encoded by the coding sequence ATGAAAAACGCAGTATTATCAGGTTTAATCATCGGGCTTTTAAGCGGTTTATGGCTGCTTATTATGCGCTGGGCTGGTTACACCATGTTTAACGACCAGGTAGCACCTATTGAATATATATCTATACTGATACCGGTTGTCGGTGTTTTTTGGGGATTGAAAAGCTACCGCGATCATGATCTTGGAGGCAAAATGGGTTTCCTTGAAGGTATTGTGCAAAGCTTTAAGATTATCATATTAGGTGGTGTTATCGCCGGTTTTATTGGGGTAGTGTACATCAATTATGTAGACGGAAGTAATTTCAGAGATTTTTCGGGCCGTTTATTTGGAGCATTGCTGATCGGTATTATATCTTGCTTTGCGGCAACGCTAATACTGATGACCAATTCCAAAAAAATTGATTAA
- the trmD gene encoding tRNA (guanosine(37)-N1)-methyltransferase TrmD: protein MRFDIITVLPGLLESPFAHSILQRAQKKGIAEILVHNLRDYSSNKHKSVDDYPYGGGSGMVMMIEPFAACIEKLKSEREYDEVIFMTPDGVTLNQGIANQLSTVENIIILCGHYKGIDQRIRDLYVTREISIGDYVLSGGELPAAILVDAIVRLIPGVLSDETSALSDSFQGELLDAPVYTRPADWNGHKVPDILLSGNTPEIEKWRFEQSVQRTRTRRPDLLGE from the coding sequence ATGCGTTTCGATATCATCACCGTTCTGCCCGGCCTGCTGGAAAGCCCTTTCGCCCACTCTATTTTACAGCGTGCACAAAAGAAAGGCATTGCCGAAATATTGGTGCATAACCTGCGCGATTATTCCAGCAATAAACATAAAAGCGTAGACGATTACCCCTACGGCGGAGGCAGTGGTATGGTAATGATGATTGAACCATTTGCAGCCTGTATTGAAAAGCTGAAAAGCGAGCGGGAATATGATGAGGTGATATTTATGACACCAGATGGCGTTACCCTAAACCAGGGAATTGCCAACCAATTGTCAACAGTAGAAAACATCATCATTTTATGCGGGCATTATAAAGGGATAGATCAGCGCATACGCGACCTGTATGTTACCCGGGAAATTTCTATAGGCGACTATGTGTTATCTGGCGGCGAATTGCCGGCAGCCATCTTGGTTGATGCCATTGTAAGACTGATACCGGGCGTATTGTCTGACGAAACCTCTGCCCTTTCAGATTCATTCCAGGGCGAGTTACTGGATGCTCCGGTTTACACTAGGCCCGCCGATTGGAACGGGCATAAAGTGCCGGATATTTTACTGAGCGGCAACACGCCTGAAATTGAAAAATGGCGTTTTGAACAGTCTGTGCAACGCACACGCACACGCCGCCCCGATTTACTGGGCGAATAA
- the mfd gene encoding transcription-repair coupling factor, with product MNIRDILERYKGDSRVQQLAKSLNSGKNPRIQLRGLVGSSDATVAIALWFLQHQHMIFVLPDREEASYFQADLENLTGQEVLLFPSSYRKAFEFTQPDASNVLARAEVLNELNHTSSVGRLIITYPEALAEKVIDRSSLEKNTLEISISNNLSIDFINEFLIEYDFERVDFVYEPGQFSVRGGIVDIFSFSHDLPYRIEFFGDFIESIRTFEIESQLSVEQIKSITIVPNVQSKFLTENNISLLEYAEAGTQVWIRDVQFTLDIIKDGYKKASQLWKALSAEDKNQNPDWIDPKFSFTDEKLIADQLYDFPVIEFGKQFFYETQHQINFDIRPQPSFNKDFSLLMHNIKNNEADHIENLIFTDSPKQVERLYAIFEDLDKTIKFTPINIAVREGFVDRELKLACYTDHQIFDRYYKYKLRKGYQRSQAITLKELRELKPGDYVTHIDHGIGKYAGLEKVEVNGKMQEMIRLIYADNDLLYVNINSLNRISKFSGKEGSIPKMNKLGTDTWEKLKKTTKKKVKDIARDLIKLYAKRKSQQGTAFTPDSYLQTELEASFLYEDTPDQEKATADFKKDMESPHPMDRLICGDVGFGKTEVAVRAAFKAVTDSKQVAVLVPTTILAAQHYKTFSERLKGFPCNIDYINRFKSSKQIKDSLAKLAEGKIDIIIGTHRLVSKDVKFKDLGLMIIDEEQKFGVSTKEKLKQMRVNVDTLTLTATPIPRTLHFSLMGARDLSIISTPPPNRQPVTTELHVFNDKLIKEAVEYEIDRGGQVFFIHNRVADLAQLGGMIRKLVPKARIGIAHGQLEGDDLEDVMLKFVSAEYDVLVATTIIEAGLDIPNANTIIINHAHMFGLSDLHQMRGRVGRSNKKAFCYLLSPPLSTLTPEARKRLSAIEEFSDLGSGFNVAMRDLDIRGSGNLLGAEQSGFIAEIGFEMYHKILDEAIQELKEDEFKEVFQDEKPRPFISFTQIDTDLEILIPDEYVTSIAERYNLYTELSKLENETELQAFAQQLSDRFGPIPRQVNDLLNTMRLQWLGKAIGFEKISLKKNILRGYFITNQQSPYFETDAFRQVLSYVQQNPRRVNLKEVKNTLRISIEGVQTIEQAVDLLNEMAGVTA from the coding sequence TTGAATATTCGTGATATTTTAGAACGTTACAAGGGCGACAGCCGGGTACAGCAACTTGCAAAGTCGCTTAACTCGGGTAAAAACCCTCGTATACAATTGCGGGGGCTCGTCGGATCAAGCGATGCCACGGTGGCGATAGCATTGTGGTTTTTGCAGCATCAGCATATGATATTTGTGCTGCCCGACCGTGAAGAGGCCAGCTATTTTCAGGCCGACCTTGAAAACCTTACCGGGCAGGAGGTGCTGTTGTTTCCATCATCATACCGTAAAGCATTTGAATTTACGCAACCCGATGCCAGCAATGTATTGGCGCGTGCAGAGGTATTGAATGAGCTGAATCATACTTCATCTGTAGGCCGGCTTATTATAACCTACCCCGAAGCTTTGGCCGAAAAGGTAATCGACCGCAGTTCGCTTGAAAAAAACACGCTTGAAATTTCGATCAGCAATAACCTGAGCATTGATTTTATCAACGAGTTTCTAATCGAATATGATTTTGAACGGGTTGATTTTGTTTATGAACCGGGGCAGTTTTCTGTTCGCGGCGGTATTGTGGACATTTTCTCGTTTTCGCATGACCTGCCTTACCGTATCGAATTCTTTGGTGATTTTATAGAATCCATCCGCACATTTGAAATTGAAAGCCAGCTGTCTGTAGAGCAGATCAAGAGCATCACGATTGTGCCTAACGTACAGTCGAAGTTCTTGACAGAGAATAATATTTCGCTGCTTGAGTATGCCGAAGCCGGCACACAGGTTTGGATAAGGGACGTGCAGTTTACGCTTGACATTATAAAAGATGGCTATAAAAAAGCCTCGCAGCTTTGGAAAGCGCTTTCGGCCGAAGATAAAAACCAGAACCCCGACTGGATTGACCCTAAATTCAGCTTTACAGACGAAAAGCTGATAGCCGATCAGCTGTATGATTTCCCTGTTATTGAATTTGGCAAGCAGTTCTTTTATGAAACACAGCACCAGATCAATTTTGACATAAGGCCGCAGCCATCTTTTAATAAAGATTTCAGCCTGCTGATGCACAACATCAAGAATAACGAGGCTGACCACATCGAAAACCTGATATTTACCGATTCGCCTAAACAGGTGGAAAGGCTATATGCTATTTTCGAGGATCTGGATAAGACCATCAAGTTTACCCCCATCAATATTGCTGTACGCGAAGGCTTTGTTGACCGCGAACTTAAACTGGCTTGCTATACAGACCACCAGATCTTTGATCGTTACTATAAATACAAGCTGCGCAAGGGCTACCAGCGCTCGCAGGCCATTACGCTTAAAGAACTGCGTGAGCTTAAACCGGGCGATTATGTAACCCACATTGACCACGGTATTGGCAAATACGCCGGCCTGGAAAAGGTGGAGGTTAACGGCAAAATGCAGGAAATGATCAGGCTTATCTATGCCGACAACGACCTGCTGTATGTTAACATCAATTCGCTAAACCGGATATCCAAGTTCAGCGGTAAAGAAGGGTCTATCCCTAAAATGAACAAACTGGGTACAGATACCTGGGAAAAGCTGAAGAAAACAACAAAAAAAAAAGTTAAAGACATAGCCCGCGATTTAATTAAGCTTTATGCTAAACGTAAATCACAACAAGGCACTGCCTTTACACCCGATAGCTACCTGCAAACCGAGCTGGAAGCTTCTTTCTTATACGAAGACACTCCCGACCAGGAAAAAGCAACTGCCGATTTCAAAAAGGATATGGAATCGCCGCACCCGATGGACCGCCTTATTTGCGGCGACGTGGGTTTCGGAAAAACGGAGGTTGCTGTGCGTGCCGCATTTAAAGCCGTTACAGACAGTAAGCAGGTTGCCGTTTTAGTGCCTACCACTATTCTTGCTGCACAACATTATAAAACATTCTCAGAACGCCTTAAAGGCTTTCCTTGCAATATAGATTATATCAACCGCTTTAAATCGAGCAAGCAGATCAAGGATTCCCTTGCAAAGCTTGCCGAAGGTAAGATTGATATCATCATTGGTACTCACCGCCTGGTTAGCAAGGATGTTAAGTTTAAAGACCTCGGCTTGATGATTATTGATGAGGAGCAAAAGTTTGGTGTATCTACCAAAGAGAAGCTGAAGCAGATGCGCGTAAACGTAGACACGCTTACGCTTACGGCAACACCTATTCCGCGTACACTGCACTTCTCGCTAATGGGTGCCCGCGATTTATCTATTATTTCCACCCCTCCTCCTAACCGCCAGCCAGTAACTACAGAGCTGCATGTGTTTAACGATAAACTGATCAAAGAAGCTGTTGAGTACGAGATAGACCGCGGTGGGCAGGTATTCTTTATCCATAACCGGGTGGCCGACTTAGCTCAACTGGGCGGCATGATACGTAAACTGGTACCAAAGGCGCGCATTGGTATTGCACACGGCCAGCTAGAAGGCGATGACCTGGAAGATGTAATGTTAAAATTCGTCAGCGCAGAGTATGATGTATTGGTTGCTACCACCATTATTGAGGCCGGTTTGGATATCCCGAACGCCAACACCATTATCATTAACCATGCGCATATGTTTGGCCTAAGCGATTTGCACCAGATGCGAGGACGCGTTGGCCGGAGCAATAAAAAGGCTTTTTGTTATCTGTTGAGTCCGCCATTATCTACCCTTACGCCAGAGGCACGTAAGCGCTTAAGCGCCATAGAAGAATTCAGTGATTTAGGTAGCGGCTTTAACGTAGCCATGCGCGATCTGGACATTCGCGGCAGCGGTAACTTATTAGGCGCCGAGCAAAGTGGCTTTATTGCAGAGATTGGCTTTGAGATGTATCATAAGATACTTGACGAGGCGATACAGGAACTAAAAGAAGACGAGTTTAAAGAGGTGTTTCAGGATGAAAAGCCAAGGCCATTTATCTCATTTACACAAATAGATACCGATCTTGAAATTTTAATCCCCGACGAGTATGTAACCAGCATCGCCGAGCGGTACAACCTGTATACCGAACTCTCTAAACTGGAGAACGAAACAGAACTACAGGCTTTTGCACAACAACTGTCAGACAGGTTTGGCCCTATCCCCCGGCAGGTGAATGATCTGTTAAACACTATGCGTTTGCAATGGCTGGGTAAGGCTATTGGCTTTGAAAAGATCTCCTTAAAGAAAAACATACTGCGGGGGTATTTCATTACTAACCAGCAGTCGCCATATTTTGAAACTGATGCCTTTAGGCAGGTGCTTAGCTACGTACAGCAAAATCCAAGACGAGTTAATTTGAAGGAAGTTAAGAATACCTTACGCATCAGTATTGAAGGTGTACAAACCATTGAGCAGGCGGTTGATTTGTTGAATGAAATGGCTGGCGTTACTGCCTGA
- a CDS encoding tetratricopeptide repeat protein yields MTKKFSILLILLLSLQHAFASLDFNNNCVQAYNNIVSLKLRKARVLIDQEKAAHPDNAITALLDNYYDYFYLLTTDSKADFDRLKGNKSKRIDILDDEDSSSPYKNFAIAQINLQWALIHNRFGENTTAGFEINKAYRLLQSNQKKFPNFLPDDIPMGMVNILLGSLPDGALKSALSFFGIKGNQQTGLNTLQQLAVKLPKTGYAFYYDELVFYLTYVQAYVINDSNAYAKMQQYTAEMDSGSLIRSYIKGFVALRTGHSTQAIEYLEHRPSGSEYQPYAYLDYLLANAKLNRLDSTADDTFRKFLNESKGVSFVKDAYLHMAWYYLLHGDEKRYQSYVQLVKTKGYQYQEKDKQALSEANGPMPDVALLKARLLFDGGYYEKALNIIKDKDVNSLSSVQDKTEYYYRAGRIYEALEKYDEALRNYQLTINTGKGTPYYYAPTAALRMGGIYEMQKNKQEAVHFYNMAIAFKNHQYESSIEQKAKEGIKRLGY; encoded by the coding sequence ATGACTAAGAAATTTTCTATTCTGCTGATACTGCTGCTTAGTTTGCAGCACGCCTTTGCCAGCCTGGATTTTAATAACAACTGTGTACAGGCTTATAACAACATCGTAAGTTTGAAGCTTAGAAAAGCCCGGGTTTTAATTGACCAGGAAAAGGCTGCCCATCCGGATAATGCCATAACAGCTTTGCTGGATAATTACTACGATTACTTTTATCTGCTGACTACAGATAGCAAAGCCGACTTTGACCGTTTGAAAGGTAATAAAAGTAAGCGCATAGATATTCTGGATGATGAGGATAGCAGCTCTCCCTATAAAAACTTCGCAATAGCACAGATCAACTTGCAATGGGCGCTTATTCACAACCGCTTCGGCGAAAATACCACAGCCGGGTTTGAAATTAATAAAGCATACCGCCTGCTGCAATCCAACCAGAAAAAGTTCCCCAACTTTCTACCCGATGATATACCGATGGGTATGGTCAATATTCTGTTAGGCTCATTACCCGACGGCGCACTGAAAAGCGCGCTTTCGTTTTTCGGTATCAAAGGCAACCAGCAAACCGGTTTAAATACTTTGCAGCAACTGGCCGTTAAATTGCCAAAAACAGGTTATGCCTTTTATTATGACGAACTAGTTTTCTATTTAACCTACGTACAGGCTTACGTAATCAACGATAGTAATGCATACGCTAAGATGCAGCAGTACACTGCCGAAATGGACAGCGGCAGCCTGATAAGGAGTTATATTAAAGGATTTGTGGCTTTACGCACAGGGCACAGCACACAAGCTATTGAATACCTCGAGCACAGGCCATCGGGTTCGGAATATCAACCTTATGCTTACCTCGACTATCTTTTAGCCAACGCCAAATTAAACAGACTGGATAGTACCGCCGATGATACCTTCCGTAAGTTTTTAAATGAGAGCAAAGGTGTAAGCTTTGTTAAGGATGCTTACCTGCACATGGCATGGTATTACTTGTTGCATGGCGACGAGAAACGCTACCAAAGCTATGTACAGCTGGTTAAAACCAAAGGCTACCAGTACCAGGAAAAGGACAAGCAGGCATTAAGCGAAGCTAACGGGCCGATGCCGGATGTGGCCCTGCTGAAAGCACGTTTGTTATTTGATGGAGGCTATTACGAAAAGGCTTTGAATATAATTAAAGATAAGGATGTAAATAGCTTAAGTTCTGTTCAGGATAAAACGGAATATTATTATCGTGCAGGGCGTATTTATGAGGCTTTAGAAAAATACGATGAGGCCTTGCGTAATTATCAGCTTACGATAAATACAGGTAAAGGTACGCCATATTACTATGCCCCTACAGCAGCTTTACGCATGGGTGGGATATATGAAATGCAAAAGAATAAACAGGAGGCCGTTCACTTTTACAACATGGCCATTGCTTTTAAAAACCATCAGTACGAAAGCAGCATAGAGCAAAAAGCGAAGGAGGGCATTAAGCGCCTGGGTTATTAG
- a CDS encoding DUF2905 domain-containing protein has translation MDNDGVGKVLIVIGGVVLIAGIVIYFFGSKLNWLGNLPGDIRIERENFRFYFPFTTLLLLNVLLYIIVRIWRWLNW, from the coding sequence ATGGATAATGATGGTGTAGGGAAAGTGCTGATTGTTATTGGTGGAGTTGTGCTTATTGCGGGTATTGTCATTTACTTCTTTGGGAGTAAACTGAACTGGCTTGGCAACTTACCCGGCGACATACGCATAGAGCGGGAAAACTTCAGGTTTTACTTTCCGTTTACTACGCTGCTGTTGCTGAATGTCCTGTTGTATATTATCGTCAGGATTTGGCGTTGGCTCAATTGGTAA
- a CDS encoding DUF2752 domain-containing protein encodes MAIVALGLSDPGSSSHFTLCPLKLMGFNWCPGCGLGHAISWLLHGDLKRSFATHQLGVPALLIIFHRICYILYLRLSKFKKHSTYHHGI; translated from the coding sequence ATGGCTATTGTTGCGCTGGGTTTATCAGACCCGGGCAGCAGTAGCCATTTTACTTTGTGCCCTTTAAAGCTGATGGGTTTTAACTGGTGCCCGGGATGTGGTTTAGGGCATGCCATCTCATGGTTATTGCATGGTGATCTGAAAAGATCTTTTGCGACACATCAATTGGGCGTGCCTGCTTTGTTAATTATTTTTCACCGCATTTGTTACATTTTGTACCTGCGTTTATCTAAATTTAAAAAACATAGCACTTATCATCATGGAATATAA
- a CDS encoding Nif3-like dinuclear metal center hexameric protein, whose translation MKLAELTNYLESLAPLAYQEDYDNSGLIVGRPDQEIHQALISLDCTEAVVDEAIAKGCQLIVSHHPIVFKGIKKFNGQTYVQRVVEKAIRHHIAIYAIHTNLDNVTGGVNQRICDVLGLKDSHILSPKNNILKKLVTYVPKAQAAQVRDALFKAGAGHIGNYSECSFNSEGTGTFKGNENSDPFVGLPGQQHHEAEIKIETIYPVNLENKLLVALFLAHPYEEVAYDLYPVTNQHQQVGSGMIGELEIPLTEEEFLRHVKYSLKAQVIRHTELRGKPVRRVAVCGGSGGFLLKQAISAGADFFITADYKYHEFFDAEKKVVIADVGHFESEQFTQNLLYEIIQKKFANFAVRLTEINTNPIKYFI comes from the coding sequence ATGAAGTTAGCTGAACTAACCAATTACCTGGAAAGCCTTGCGCCGCTGGCTTACCAGGAAGACTATGATAATTCGGGGTTGATCGTTGGCCGGCCGGATCAGGAGATCCACCAGGCGCTGATCTCGCTTGACTGCACAGAAGCGGTAGTTGATGAGGCTATTGCCAAAGGCTGCCAGTTGATCGTATCGCACCACCCCATTGTTTTTAAGGGAATAAAGAAATTTAACGGGCAAACCTATGTACAAAGGGTAGTTGAAAAGGCGATAAGGCATCATATTGCTATTTATGCCATTCATACCAATCTTGACAATGTGACAGGCGGGGTTAACCAGCGTATATGCGATGTACTTGGCTTAAAAGACAGCCATATCCTTTCTCCGAAAAACAACATACTTAAAAAACTGGTAACCTACGTGCCTAAAGCGCAGGCTGCGCAGGTGCGCGATGCCTTGTTTAAAGCAGGGGCGGGGCATATTGGCAACTACAGCGAATGTAGTTTTAATAGCGAAGGCACAGGAACGTTTAAGGGAAATGAGAACAGCGATCCGTTTGTCGGTCTTCCGGGGCAGCAGCATCACGAGGCAGAGATTAAGATAGAAACAATATATCCTGTCAATTTAGAGAATAAATTGCTGGTGGCACTGTTTTTGGCGCATCCTTATGAGGAGGTAGCTTATGATTTATATCCGGTTACCAACCAGCATCAGCAGGTTGGTTCAGGGATGATCGGCGAACTGGAAATTCCGCTTACAGAGGAGGAGTTTTTACGCCACGTTAAATATAGCCTTAAAGCACAGGTGATACGCCATACCGAATTAAGGGGCAAACCGGTAAGAAGAGTAGCGGTTTGTGGTGGGTCGGGAGGCTTTTTATTAAAGCAGGCTATTAGTGCCGGAGCCGACTTTTTTATTACTGCCGACTATAAGTATCATGAGTTTTTTGATGCCGAAAAAAAAGTTGTGATTGCTGACGTGGGACATTTTGAAAGTGAGCAATTTACGCAGAATTTATTATATGAAATTATTCAAAAAAAATTTGCTAACTTTGCCGTCCGTTTAACAGAAATTAATACAAACCCCATAAAATATTTTATTTGA
- the rplS gene encoding 50S ribosomal protein L19, with protein sequence MDLVKFVEEQSVEKKQVPAFKAGDTVSVHYKIREGNKERIQVYQGVCIQRNSTGSTETFTVRKVSNGVGVERIFPINSPNIEKIDVNSFGKVRRAKLFYLRALTGKAARIKSKRV encoded by the coding sequence ATGGATTTAGTAAAATTTGTTGAAGAGCAGTCAGTAGAAAAAAAGCAGGTTCCGGCGTTTAAAGCAGGTGATACTGTCAGCGTACACTATAAAATCAGAGAAGGTAACAAAGAGCGTATCCAGGTTTACCAAGGCGTTTGCATCCAACGCAACAGCACTGGTTCAACCGAAACTTTCACTGTACGTAAAGTGTCAAATGGTGTAGGTGTTGAGCGTATCTTCCCTATTAACTCACCAAACATCGAGAAAATTGATGTGAACAGCTTTGGTAAAGTACGTCGTGCTAAATTATTCTACCTGCGCGCACTTACCGGCAAAGCAGCTCGTATCAAATCAAAACGCGTATAA